A genomic region of Rhipicephalus sanguineus isolate Rsan-2018 chromosome 3, BIME_Rsan_1.4, whole genome shotgun sequence contains the following coding sequences:
- the LOC125757756 gene encoding LOW QUALITY PROTEIN: integrator complex subunit 6-like (The sequence of the model RefSeq protein was modified relative to this genomic sequence to represent the inferred CDS: deleted 1 base in 1 codon) codes for MTIIVFLVDTSASMNQRTYLGARLSVLDVAKDAVERFIKIRQRDSASRGDRYMLLTFEEPPANIKAGWKENHATFMAELKNLQASGLTTLGPALKNAFDLLNINRMQTGIDTYGQGRCPFYLEPSVLVVITDGNRLTSSAGVHEELTLPMHSAVPGSELTKEPFRWDQRMFALVLRMAGTQAPSQDVPLTSDASPIDDMCEVTGGRSFCVSSHRLLVQSLEALVAKVQGGVVINFERAAEDVWEPSWQSCRRLIYVQRSAQKGYSVGHWPLPEAFWPDLNSPSLPPRSAHPQVRVSGSPSEPLLLDNLPFDKYELEPSPLTQAILGRKQPQVAFAVSVAGAAPQRGGSAFGYLKASSSLACVNLFVLPYNYTVLLPLLDELFRVHRCKPPREWKLQFDAYLKGMPLYYAGPLKRALQRMGAPNLVPDSMENCLSYTVLNYLKRLKNQAKAEYEKVVSAVGGPKTGLGAEGVRVSPGVPRPSTGEVAKLSELALSWNPALRERLQGLRQELSDFSGFALAPAPPRPPDTAEAPPRNPFDISRASLLHQVARMRARYLHPGTITRLQDAEQLHNLPVSQMGNYQEYLKRMPTPLREIESTPVRQHMFGNPFKIEKRMMVDEADLDPAASQARGHKRPAAEAPGGPRAKRRPGPLPRNFTRSRSPMPSPPSTPEPATAKRSPPRAEEETSNGWAPNEPASWEDRNGQVAPPWRDNGLIRGCLLKEVRKPGRNFERLFELLGLVQGGLETQVCMVRHVIHEAGRFKRRLLMQMLQDFEQRLVDAAAFPSA; via the exons ATGACCATCATTGTGTTCCTGGTGGACACGAGCGCTTCGATGAACCAGCGCACTTACTTGGGCGCCCGGCTGTCCGTGCTGGACGTCGCGAAGGACGCGGTCGAGCGCTTCATCAAG ATTCGCCAGCGGGACTCGGCCAGTCGTGGCGATCGCTACATGCTGCTCACTTTCGAGGAACCACCGGCCAACATCAAG GCTGGCTGGAAGGAGAACCACGCGACGTTCATGGCCGAGCTGAAGAACCTGCAAGCTTCTGGACTGACGACATTGGGTCCGGCTCTTAAGAACGCTTTCGATTTGCTGAACATAAACCGCATGCAGACGGGCATTGACACGTACGGCCAGGGCCGATGCCCCTTCTACCTTGAACCGTCCGTGCTTGTGGTCATCACAGACGGCAACCGACTCACCTCTTCCGCCGGTGTCCACGAAGAA CTGACACTACCAATGCACTCGGCTGTCCCTGGGTCTGAGCTGACAAAGGAACCGTTTCGCTGGGACCAACGCATGTTTGCACTTGTGTTAAGAATGGCTGGGACACAAGCACCCTCACAGGATGTGCCACTGACATCTGACGCATCACCCATTGATGACATGTGTGAAGTAACGGGAG GTCGCTCCTTCTGCGTGAGTTCGCATCGGCTCTTAGTGCAGAGTTTGGAAGCCCTGGTGGCCAAGGTGCAGGGAGGTGTGGTCATCAACTTTGAGCGTGCTGCCGAGGATGTCTGGGAGCCCAGCTGGCAGAGTTGTCGTCGACTCATCTACGTGCAACGCTCAGCCCAGAAGGGCTACTCAGTGGGCCACTGGCCTCTTCCGGAGGCCTTTTGGCCAGACTTGAACTCGCCTTCACTTCCTCCACGCAGTGCGCACCCTCAG GTGCGTGTAAGCGGTTCACCAAGCGAACCCCTTCTGCTGGACAACTTACCATTTGACAAGTACGAGCTGGAGCCGTCACCGTTGACCCAGGCCATCCTGGGGCGCAAGCAGCCT CAGGTGGCGTTTGCCGTCTCGGTGGCCGGAGCGGCGCCTCAGAGGGGTGGCAGTGCCTTTGGCTACCTCAAGGCTAGCTCAAGCCTGGCATGCGTAAACCTGTTTGTGCTTCCGTACAATTACACTGTGCTGCTGCCACTGCTGGACGAGCTGTTTCGTGTGCATCGGTGCAAGCCACCGCGTGAGTGGAAGTTGCAGTTTGATGCTTACCTCAAGGGCATGCCACTGTACTATGCTGGGCCGCTGAAGCGTGCTCTGCAGCGTATGGGCGCACCCAACCTGGTGCCAGACTCGATGGAGAATTGCCTCAGTTACACCGTGCTCAACTACCTCAAGCGCCTTAAAAACCAG GCGAAGGCCGAATACGAGAAAGTGGTGAGTGCAGTGGGTGGGCCCAAGACGGGCCTGGGTGCCGAAGGTGTGCGGGTGAGCCCCGGAGTTCCGCGGCCATCAACGGGTGAGGTGGCAAAGCTGTCCGAGCTGGCGCTCAGCTGGAATCCCGCCTTACGCGAGCGCCTGCAAGGCTTGCGCCAAGAGCTCAGCGACTTTTCGGGCTTTGCACTGGCACCAGCACCACCACGGCCCCCCGACACGGCCGAGGCACCTCCAAGAAATCCTTTTGATATCAGTCGTGCCTCTCTGCTCCATCAGGTAGCACGGATGCGGGCACGCTATCTACACCCCGGCACTATCACACGGTTGCAGGATGCTG AGCAATTGCACAATCTTCCTGTGAGCCAAATGGGTAATTACCAAGAATACCTTAAGCGAATGCCCACACCATTGCGGGAAATTGAATCTACACCTGTACGGCAGCACATGTTTGGCAACCCATTCAAGATTGAAAAG CGCATGATGGTGGATGAAGCGGACTTGGACCCGGCTGCCAGCCAGGCACGAGGGCACAAACGACCTGCAGCCGAGGCTCCTGGGGGACCCAGGGCTAAACGGCGGCCTGGACCTCTGCCTCGGAACTTCACTCGTAGCAGAAGTCCCATGCCAAGTCCTCCTTCTACTCCCGAGCCGGCCACTGCCAAACGGAGCCCACCCAGGG CAGAGGAGGAGACAAGTAATGGCTGGGCACCTAACGAACCAGCCTCTTGGGAGGACAGAAATGGCCAGGTGGCTCCACCGTGGCGTGACAATGGTCTTATCAGGGGCTGCCTGCTCAAGGAAGTCAGGAAGCCTGGCAGAA